A single genomic interval of Orcinus orca chromosome 19, mOrcOrc1.1, whole genome shotgun sequence harbors:
- the KCNJ12 gene encoding ATP-sensitive inward rectifier potassium channel 12, with protein sequence MTASGRANPYSIVSSEEDGLHLVTMSGANGFGNGKVHTRRRCRNRFVKKNGQCNIEFANMDEKSQRYLADMFTTCVDIRWRYMLLIFSLAFLASWLLFGVIFWVIAVAHGDLEPAEGRGRTPCVLQVHGFMAAFLFSIETQTTIGYGLRCVTEECPVAVFMVVAQSIVGCIIDSFMIGAIMAKMARPKKRAQTLLFSHNAVVALRDGKLCLMWRVGNLRKSHIVEAHVRAQLIKPRVTEEGEYIPLDQIDIDVGFDKGLDRIFLVSPITILHEIDEASPLFGISRQDLETDDFEIVVILEGMVEATAMTTQARSSYLANEILWGHRFEPVLFEEKNQYKIDYSHFHKTYEVPSTPRCSAKDLVENKFLLPSANSFCYENELAFLSRDDEDEADREQDGHGPQARRDFDRPQAGTALDQRPYRRESEI encoded by the coding sequence aTGACCGCATCTGGCCGTGCCAACCCCTACAGCATCGTGTCGTCCGAGGAGGACGGGCTGCACCTGGTCACCATGTCGGGCGCCAATGGCTTCGGCAACGGCAAGGTGCACACTCGGCGCAGGTGCCGGAACCGCTTCGTCAAGAAGAATGGCCAGTGCAACATCGAGTTCGCCAACATGGACGAGAAGTCGCAGCGCTACCTGGCCGACATGTTCACCACTTGCGTGGACATCCGCTGGCGCTACATGCTGCTCATCTTCTCGCTGGCCTTCCTCGCCTCCTGGCTGCTGTTCGGTGTCATCTTCTGGGTCATCGCCGTGGCCCACGGGGACCTGGAGCCGGCCGAGGGCCGCGGCCGCACGCCCTGCGTGCTGCAGGTGCACGGCTTCATGGCGGCCTTCCTCTTCTCCATTGAGACGCAGACCACCATTGGCTACGGGCTGCGCTGCGTGACCGAGGAGTGCCCGGTGGCCGTGTTCATGGTGGTGGCGCAGTCCATCGTGGGCTGCATCATCGACTCCTTCATGATCGGCGCCATCATGGCCAAGATGGCGCGGCCCAAGAAGCGCGCGCAGACGCTGCTGTTCAGCCACAACGCGGTGGTGGCGCTGCGCGACGGCAAGCTGTGCCTCATGTGGCGCGTGGGCAACCTGCGCAAGAGCCACATCGTGGAGGCCCACGTGCGGGCCCAGCTCATCAAGCCCCGGGTCACGGAGGAGGGCGAGTACATCCCGCTGGACCAGATCGACATCGACGTTGGCTTCGACAAGGGCCTGGACCGCATCTTCCTGGTGTCGCCCATCACCATCCTGCACGAGATCGACGAGGCCAGCCCGCTGTTTGGCATCAGCCGGCAGGACCTGGAGACGGACGACTTTGAGATCGTGGTCATCCTGGAGGGCATGGTGGAGGCTACGGCCATGACCACACAGGCCCGCAGCTCCTACCTGGCCAACGAGATCCTGTGGGGCCACCGCTTCGAGCCGGTCCTCTTCGAGGAGAAGAACCAGTACAAGATCGACTACTCGCACTTCCACAAGACGTACGAGGTGCCGTCCACGCCCCGCTGCAGCGCCAAGGACCTGGTGGAGAACAAGTTCCTGCTGCCCAGCGCCAACTCCTTCTGCTACGAGAACGAGCTGGCCTTCCTGAGCCGCGACGACGAGGACGAGGCAGACAGAGAGCAGGACGGCCACGGCCCCCAGGCCAGGCGCGACTTTGACAGACCCCAGGCCGGCACCGCCCTCGATCAGCGGCCCTACAGACGGGAGTCCGAGATCTGA